The following coding sequences lie in one Helicoverpa zea isolate HzStark_Cry1AcR chromosome 14, ilHelZeax1.1, whole genome shotgun sequence genomic window:
- the LOC124636502 gene encoding glycine-rich RNA-binding protein 3, mitochondrial-like isoform X4, producing MFKNVLIVFFVATLVSSSLQQASGGNSGGGGIGFGASASMGANVGGSGASGGASGGVGFNAGVGGTAGSNGQSGQNSGK from the exons atgtttaaaaacgtCTTAATTGTTTTCTTCGTCGCAACGTTGGTAAGCAGT AGTCTTCAGCAGGCATCAGGAGGAAACAGTGGCGGTGGAG GTATTGGATTTGGTGCCAGTGCTTCAATGGGCGCTAATGTTGGAG GATCAGGGGCGAGTGGAGGTGCAAGCGGAGGAGTAGGCTTCAACGCTGGTGTTGGAGGCACTGCCGGTTCCAATGGACAATCCGGTCAGAATagtggaaaataa
- the LOC124636502 gene encoding glycine-rich protein 5-like isoform X3, with protein MFKNVLIVFFVATLVSSSLQQASGGNSGGGAGIGFGASASMGANVGGSGASGGASGGVGFNAGVGGTAGSNGQSGQNSGK; from the exons atgtttaaaaacgtCTTAATTGTTTTCTTCGTCGCAACGTTGGTAAGCAGT AGTCTTCAGCAGGCATCAGGAGGAAACAGTGGCGGTGGAG CAGGTATTGGATTTGGTGCCAGTGCTTCAATGGGCGCTAATGTTGGAG GATCAGGGGCGAGTGGAGGTGCAAGCGGAGGAGTAGGCTTCAACGCTGGTGTTGGAGGCACTGCCGGTTCCAATGGACAATCCGGTCAGAATagtggaaaataa
- the LOC124636502 gene encoding glycine-rich protein 5-like isoform X1 yields MFKNVLIVFFVATLVSSSLQQASGGNSGGGAGIGFGASASMGANVGAGSGASGGASGGVGFNAGVGGTAGSNGQSGQNSGK; encoded by the exons atgtttaaaaacgtCTTAATTGTTTTCTTCGTCGCAACGTTGGTAAGCAGT AGTCTTCAGCAGGCATCAGGAGGAAACAGTGGCGGTGGAG CAGGTATTGGATTTGGTGCCAGTGCTTCAATGGGCGCTAATGTTGGAG CAGGATCAGGGGCGAGTGGAGGTGCAAGCGGAGGAGTAGGCTTCAACGCTGGTGTTGGAGGCACTGCCGGTTCCAATGGACAATCCGGTCAGAATagtggaaaataa
- the LOC124636502 gene encoding alanine and glycine-rich protein-like isoform X2, with translation MFKNVLIVFFVATLVSSSLQQASGGNSGGGGIGFGASASMGANVGAGSGASGGASGGVGFNAGVGGTAGSNGQSGQNSGK, from the exons atgtttaaaaacgtCTTAATTGTTTTCTTCGTCGCAACGTTGGTAAGCAGT AGTCTTCAGCAGGCATCAGGAGGAAACAGTGGCGGTGGAG GTATTGGATTTGGTGCCAGTGCTTCAATGGGCGCTAATGTTGGAG CAGGATCAGGGGCGAGTGGAGGTGCAAGCGGAGGAGTAGGCTTCAACGCTGGTGTTGGAGGCACTGCCGGTTCCAATGGACAATCCGGTCAGAATagtggaaaataa